One region of Catenuloplanes indicus genomic DNA includes:
- a CDS encoding DinB family protein, which produces MTMTSERADLIALLDRHRGFLRFTVRGLTDEQAASQPIPSTTLSLGGLIKHVSATEHSWVTFATGGAAAMQAEPNDWVNGFRMVEGETLAGLLADYEKVAARTDDLAATADLDAAHALPEAPWFEPGASWSVRRVLMHIIAETSQHSGHADLLREAIDGQKTMG; this is translated from the coding sequence ATGACGATGACATCGGAACGAGCCGACCTGATCGCCCTGCTGGACCGGCACCGCGGCTTCCTGCGTTTCACGGTGCGGGGGCTGACCGACGAGCAGGCCGCGTCGCAGCCCATCCCGAGCACCACGCTGTCGCTCGGCGGCCTGATCAAGCACGTGTCCGCGACCGAGCACTCCTGGGTCACGTTCGCGACCGGCGGCGCCGCGGCCATGCAGGCCGAGCCGAACGACTGGGTCAACGGCTTCCGGATGGTCGAGGGCGAGACGCTGGCCGGGCTGCTCGCCGACTACGAGAAGGTCGCCGCGCGCACCGACGACCTGGCCGCGACCGCCGACCTCGACGCCGCCCACGCGCTTCCCGAGGCACCCTGGTTCGAGCCCGGCGCCAGCTGGTCGGTCCGCCGCGTCCTGATGCACATCATCGCGGAGACGTCCCAGCACTCCGGCCACGCGGACCTGCTCCGCGAGGCCATCGACGGCCAGAAGACCATGGGCTGA
- a CDS encoding response regulator transcription factor, which produces MIKVLLADDQALVRAGFRALLDAEPGIEVVGEAADGLAAVTLAARTRPDVVLMDIRMPGVDGLEATRRIVADPALTDTRIIILTTFELDEYLFEALRVGASGFLVKDTEPVDLLRGVRAVAAGDGLLSPGVTRRLIAEFATKGRSTPAPPPPSADPLTDREREVVALVGEGLNNDEIAERLHVSPATAKTHVSRAMIKLAARDRAQLVVFAYESALVRPTWLH; this is translated from the coding sequence GTGATCAAGGTGCTGCTCGCCGACGACCAGGCGCTGGTCCGGGCCGGGTTCCGTGCGCTGCTGGACGCGGAACCCGGCATCGAGGTGGTCGGCGAGGCCGCGGACGGCCTGGCCGCGGTCACGCTGGCCGCGCGCACCCGGCCGGACGTGGTGCTGATGGACATCCGCATGCCCGGCGTCGACGGGCTGGAGGCCACCCGCCGGATCGTCGCCGACCCCGCGCTGACCGACACGAGAATCATCATCCTGACCACGTTCGAGCTGGACGAGTACCTGTTCGAGGCGCTGCGGGTCGGCGCGTCCGGCTTCCTGGTCAAGGACACCGAACCGGTCGACCTGCTGCGCGGCGTGCGTGCGGTCGCGGCCGGCGACGGCCTGCTGTCACCCGGCGTCACCCGCCGCCTGATCGCGGAGTTCGCCACGAAGGGCCGCAGCACGCCCGCACCGCCGCCACCCTCGGCCGACCCGCTCACCGACCGCGAGCGCGAGGTGGTCGCGCTGGTCGGCGAGGGCCTCAACAACGACGAGATCGCCGAGCGCCTGCACGTCAGCCCCGCCACCGCCAAGACCCACGTCTCCCGCGCAATGATCAAGCTCGCCGCGCGCGACCGCGCCCAGCTGGTCGTCTTCGCCTACGAATCCGCGCTGGTGCGCCCCACCTGGTTGCATTAA